The proteins below come from a single Strix uralensis isolate ZFMK-TIS-50842 chromosome 8, bStrUra1, whole genome shotgun sequence genomic window:
- the EBNA1BP2 gene encoding putative rRNA-processing protein EBP2: MDPVSQSAANKDAVDPENDFQREMSFYRQAQAAVLEALPRLRKLQVPTRRPDDYFAEMAKSDQQMQKIRQKLKSKQEAMERSEKAKQLRAMRKYGKKVQTEILQRRQKEKKNMLNAVKKYQKGLSDKLDFLDEEQTSSQGHKKGGASQQIKKGPNAKRRYKNQKFGFGGKKKGSKWNTKESFNDVSSFRSKVAHNKGPGKAGRGGKKALNKRPGKRARQKMKSRGR, translated from the exons ATGGACCCCGTCTCACAGAGTGCTGCAAACAAAGATGCTGTTGATCCTGAGAATGACTTCCAGAGAGAGATGAGCTT TTACCGGCAGGCTCAGGCAGCGGTCCTGGAAGCCCTACCTAGATTGCGTAAGCTGCAAGTTCCTACTAGAAGGCCAGATGATTACTTTGCAGAGATGGCCAAATCAGACCAGCAGATGCAGAAG ATTCGACAGAAGCTTAAGAGTAAACAGGAAGCAATGGAGAGGTCTGAGAAAGCGAAACAGCTCCGTGCAATGAGAAAATACGGAAAGAAG GTGCAAACTGAGATTCTGCAGAGgagacaaaaggagaaaaaaaatatgttgaatgCAGTCAAGAAATACCAGAAAG GTCTCTCTGACAAGCTGGATTTTCTAGATGAAGAGCAGACATCGTCTCAGGGGCATAAAAAAGGCGGTGCAAGTCAACAGATAAAGAAGGG ACCAAATGCCAAAAGACGATACAAGAATCAGaagtttggttttggtgggaagAAGAAGGGCTCAAAGTGGAACACAAAGGAGAGTTTTAATGATGTATCAAGCTTCCGGTCAAAAGTGGCTCACAACAAAGGCCcgggaaaagcaggaagaggagggaaaaaagcccTCAAT AAGAGACCTGGAAAGAGAGcaaggcagaaaatgaagagccGAGGGC